The Xiphophorus couchianus chromosome 14, X_couchianus-1.0, whole genome shotgun sequence genome includes a region encoding these proteins:
- the LOC114157854 gene encoding GTPase IMAP family member 4-like has protein sequence MDSPNMRRIVILGKTGAGKSSLGNTIFGKEQFTVCYDSVSAVNPCQAKTQSLNGIETTLIDTPGFFDTNKPEEKWKAEIVKCITECSPGPHAFLIVLKVEKFTDQENDVINKITQYFSEEVFRFSTVVFTHGDDLQDGQEIKDFVRPNSFLNDVVKKCGGRYHVIDNKRWKNPSAETYRTNAYQVNEIFKSVEEIVNDNNGNCYTNEFLQTVEKMTQQTEKSIAQSENMSKEEIRQKAKSRFCDALNKTAGMTTGVLLGAFFGATVSAVVVTSGVIM, from the exons ATGGACT CTCCCAACATGAGAAGAATCGTGATCCTTGGAAAAACTGGAGCTGGGAAAAGCAGCCTTGGAAACACTATATTTGGAAAAGAACAGTTCACTGTCTGCTATGATTCAGTCTCTGCTGTAAATCCATGTCAAGCAAAAACTCAATCACTCAATGGAATAGAAACCACTCTGATTGACACACCTGGCTTCTTTGATACAAACAAACCTGAAGAAAAATGGAAGGCTGAAATAGTGAAGTGTATCACAGAGTGTTCACCTGGGCCGCACGCTTTCCTTATTGTGCTTAAAGTAGAAAAATTTACAGATCAGGAAAACGATGTCATCAACAAAATAACCCAGTACTTCTCTGAAGAAGTCTTCAGATTTTCAACAGTTGTTTTTACTCATGGAGATGATCTCCAGGACGGGCAGGAAATCAAAGATTTTGTGAGGCCAAATAGCTTTCTGAATGACGTAGTAAAAAAATGTGGTGGTCGGTACCATGTAATAGATAATAAACGCTGGAAAAATCCCTCAGCTGAGACATACAGGACCAACGCCTACCAGGTGAACGAGATATTCAAATCAGTTGAAGAGATTGTGAATGATAACAATGGAAACTGCTACACCAATGAGTTTCtacaaacagtggaaaaaatgACACAACAGACAGAGAAGAGTATTGCACAGtcagaaaatatgtcaaaagaaGAAATCAGGCAGAAAGCTAAAAGCAGATTTTGTgatgctttaaataaaacagcaggTATGACAACAGGTGTACTGTTGGGAGCATTTTTTGGTGCAAC